A DNA window from Tenuifilaceae bacterium CYCD contains the following coding sequences:
- a CDS encoding Fe-S cluster assembly ATPase SufC: protein MLVIKDLHAKINDKEILKGINLEVKPGEVHAIMGPNGSGKSTLASVLTGREIVEVTHGSVTFNGKDVLEMPAEVRSREGIFLSFQYPVEIPGVSMVNFMKAAVNEHRKYLNLEPLSASDFLKLLRERKELVEIDSALTNRSVNEGFSGGEKKKNEIFQMAMLEPKLSILDETDSGLDIDALRVVANGVNKLKTANNATIVITHYQRLLDYIVPDFVHILYNGRIVKSSGKELALELEEKGYDWIKNGN from the coding sequence ATGCTAGTTATCAAGGATTTACACGCAAAAATAAACGATAAAGAGATACTAAAAGGTATCAACCTAGAAGTAAAACCTGGTGAAGTTCATGCCATTATGGGGCCTAATGGTTCTGGCAAAAGCACTCTTGCATCGGTGTTAACCGGCAGGGAGATAGTTGAAGTTACACACGGTTCTGTTACATTCAACGGAAAGGATGTTTTGGAAATGCCTGCTGAAGTTCGCTCACGCGAAGGTATTTTCTTAAGTTTCCAGTATCCTGTTGAGATTCCTGGTGTTAGTATGGTTAACTTTATGAAAGCTGCGGTGAACGAGCATCGTAAGTATCTTAACCTAGAGCCACTTTCGGCATCAGATTTTCTAAAGCTTTTACGCGAGCGTAAAGAGTTGGTTGAGATTGACTCTGCACTAACAAATCGTTCTGTTAACGAGGGATTCTCTGGTGGAGAGAAAAAGAAAAATGAAATTTTCCAAATGGCTATGCTTGAGCCAAAGCTATCAATCCTCGACGAGACTGACTCTGGTTTGGATATTGACGCTTTACGCGTTGTGGCTAACGGTGTGAATAAACTGAAAACCGCCAACAATGCCACAATAGTTATTACTCACTACCAAAGGCTTTTGGACTACATCGTTCCTGATTTTGTTCACATCCTTTACAACGGACGTATTGTTAAGAGTTCGGGTAAGGAACTAGCGTTAGAACTAGAAGAAAAAGGATACGATTGGATTAAGAACGGGAATTAG
- a CDS encoding Fe-S cluster assembly protein SufB has translation MANEQDKILDEVTGSEYKYGFVTEIETETIPKGLNEDVVRIISEKKGEPEWMLEFRLKAFRHWLNMEMPEWAHLQIPPIDYQDIIYYAAPKQKATLNSLDEVDPILKETFDKLGIPLEEQKMLSGVAVDAVMDSTSVKTTFRETLAEQGIIFCSMSEAIKEHPDLVKKYLASVVPVTDNYFAALNSAVFSDGSFCYIPKGVRCPMELSTYFRINASNTGQFERTLIVADDESYVSYLEGCTAPMRDENQLHAAVVEIIAHENAEVKYSTVQNWYPGDKNGKGGIYNFVTKRGICKGKNSKISWTQVETGSAVTWKYPSCILLGENSYGEFYSVAVTNNHQQADTGTKMIHIGKNTRSRIVSKGISAGVSNNSYRGLVKVLKGADNARNFSQCDSLLLGDKCGAHTFPYLEVDNPTAIVEHEATTSKIGEDQIFYCNQRGLSTEDAVGLIINGYAKEVLNKLPMEFAVEAQKLLQISLEGSVG, from the coding sequence ATGGCAAACGAACAGGATAAAATACTTGATGAAGTAACGGGGTCGGAGTACAAGTACGGCTTTGTTACCGAAATCGAAACCGAAACAATTCCCAAGGGTCTTAACGAGGATGTTGTTCGCATAATCTCCGAGAAAAAAGGAGAACCCGAATGGATGCTTGAGTTTAGGCTAAAGGCGTTCCGTCATTGGCTTAACATGGAGATGCCTGAGTGGGCACACCTGCAAATTCCTCCTATCGATTATCAGGATATAATCTACTACGCCGCTCCAAAGCAAAAAGCAACCCTGAACAGTTTGGATGAGGTTGACCCAATTCTTAAGGAGACTTTCGATAAACTCGGAATTCCGTTAGAGGAGCAAAAAATGCTTTCGGGAGTTGCGGTTGATGCTGTAATGGATAGCACATCGGTTAAAACTACTTTCCGCGAAACATTGGCCGAACAGGGTATAATTTTCTGCTCAATGAGCGAGGCAATAAAGGAGCACCCCGATTTGGTGAAAAAATACCTAGCATCGGTTGTTCCTGTTACCGATAACTACTTTGCAGCACTTAACTCCGCAGTTTTCAGCGATGGTTCTTTCTGCTACATTCCAAAGGGCGTTCGTTGTCCTATGGAATTGAGTACATACTTTCGCATAAATGCATCGAACACAGGGCAGTTTGAGCGCACGCTAATTGTTGCCGATGATGAGAGTTACGTTTCATATCTTGAGGGCTGTACTGCTCCAATGCGCGACGAGAATCAGCTTCACGCTGCTGTGGTGGAAATTATTGCACACGAAAACGCAGAGGTAAAGTACTCAACTGTACAGAACTGGTATCCCGGCGATAAGAATGGCAAGGGCGGTATATATAACTTTGTTACTAAACGAGGAATTTGTAAGGGAAAGAACAGCAAAATTTCTTGGACTCAGGTAGAAACTGGTTCTGCAGTTACCTGGAAATATCCAAGTTGTATTTTGTTGGGCGAAAATTCCTACGGAGAGTTCTACTCGGTGGCAGTTACAAACAACCACCAACAAGCCGATACTGGCACCAAAATGATTCATATTGGTAAGAATACTCGCAGTAGAATTGTATCTAAGGGTATTTCGGCAGGGGTTAGCAACAACAGTTACCGCGGATTGGTTAAGGTTCTAAAGGGTGCAGATAATGCCCGCAACTTCTCGCAGTGCGACTCACTACTTTTAGGCGATAAATGTGGAGCACATACTTTCCCATACTTAGAGGTTGATAACCCCACTGCAATTGTTGAGCACGAGGCTACAACTTCTAAAATTGGCGAGGACCAAATCTTTTACTGCAACCAGCGCGGTTTATCTACTGAGGACGCTGTTGGACTAATTATTAATGGCTACGCCAAGGAAGTATTGAATAAACTACCAATGGAATTTGCCGTTGAAGCACAAAAGTTATTGCAAATTAGTTTGGAAGGAAGTGTTGGATAA
- a CDS encoding DUF4932 domain-containing protein — protein MKKVWIFLILVSITYLTYSQNNKLTPTVDERTELLGIVFRLAEADEYVNNTVPNYSNDIDEYFANLKNHDVVKFAKKVRVKRGVSYDAVMSMAINIEITDSIRFMSNASIDNLDSRWGIKNAKTFIEYLNQFYKESNFHQFYTNHSKIYTVATENFNYLLKELDIKWFEDFYGVKTNGSFNIIVSLTNCGNYGPQITYNDGRKDIFAIMGVSKADSLSNPVFSKSVFGIIVHELNHSFCNSLVDEHYSILGQEANQLYKENSELFNEQAYGDAKTVMYEMLVRACVINYFQYKSESPEYINRLIAYEKRYGFLWIDKLVNWLNIYSDNRNKYPTLNSFIPDMAMFTKELSLEQLKKEYEACKAARIVSSNILNGTTNVDPTINSIIVTFNSPMNTRNNGVSWGKKGKKYFPAISSNREAYWDEETKMAWILPVNLKPNSTYSITFPAEFFIDENGYPMKETYYLDFKTGN, from the coding sequence ATGAAGAAAGTATGGATTTTCCTTATCCTTGTTTCAATAACTTACCTAACTTATTCTCAGAACAATAAATTAACACCAACTGTTGATGAACGCACAGAGTTACTCGGCATTGTTTTCCGATTGGCTGAAGCCGATGAGTACGTAAATAACACCGTGCCCAATTACTCTAATGACATAGACGAGTATTTTGCCAACTTAAAAAATCACGATGTTGTAAAATTTGCAAAAAAGGTAAGAGTAAAGCGAGGTGTTTCGTATGATGCTGTAATGTCGATGGCTATTAATATAGAGATAACCGACAGTATAAGATTTATGTCGAATGCTAGTATCGATAACTTGGACTCACGTTGGGGAATTAAAAATGCCAAGACATTTATAGAATATCTTAATCAGTTCTACAAAGAATCGAACTTTCATCAGTTTTATACAAATCACTCAAAAATTTACACAGTTGCCACAGAAAACTTCAACTATCTCCTGAAAGAATTGGACATAAAGTGGTTTGAGGATTTTTACGGAGTTAAAACCAATGGCTCATTTAACATCATTGTTAGTCTTACAAACTGCGGAAACTATGGACCACAGATTACTTACAATGATGGAAGAAAAGATATATTCGCAATAATGGGCGTTTCGAAAGCCGACAGTCTATCGAACCCTGTTTTTTCGAAAAGTGTTTTTGGAATAATTGTACACGAATTAAACCACTCCTTTTGCAATTCTTTGGTTGATGAGCATTACTCGATTTTGGGGCAAGAGGCTAATCAATTATATAAAGAAAACTCAGAATTGTTCAATGAACAAGCTTATGGTGATGCAAAAACTGTGATGTACGAAATGTTGGTAAGAGCCTGTGTGATAAATTATTTCCAATACAAAAGCGAGAGTCCTGAATACATTAATCGACTTATTGCTTATGAAAAAAGATATGGCTTTTTATGGATTGACAAACTGGTTAATTGGCTTAATATTTATTCGGACAACAGAAATAAATATCCTACTTTAAATAGTTTTATACCCGATATGGCAATGTTTACTAAAGAGTTGTCGCTTGAACAGTTAAAGAAAGAATATGAAGCCTGCAAAGCTGCAAGAATTGTTTCTTCAAATATTCTCAATGGCACAACGAACGTAGACCCTACAATAAACTCTATTATAGTTACATTTAATTCACCAATGAATACCAGAAATAATGGAGTAAGTTGGGGTAAAAAAGGGAAGAAATATTTTCCTGCTATTAGCAGCAACAGGGAGGCTTATTGGGATGAAGAAACAAAAATGGCATGGATTCTTCCGGTTAACCTTAAACCGAACTCAACATATTCAATAACTTTTCCTGCTGAATTCTTTATTGATGAAAACGGGTATCCGATGAAAGAAACATACTATTTGGATTTTAAGACCGGTAATTAG
- a CDS encoding lysophospholipase, giving the protein MEAVKQWWTTSRGNKLFAWHMLPVSQPKAIVLLVHGHGEHSWRYMHWAKQFSYNGYAFFSWDHFGHGMSDGQPGHIRHYEQLLLEVDLAITKIKEQFPSLPIILYGHSMGGNIAINYAIRRDSNVKLLVATSPWIELTTPAPKYIEILSRIMYSVLPFYPFKSPIKPEQISHVEEEVRKYATDPLIHSRITPRLYTSIVDAGLYALKNANRIKIPVLLMHGADDSITLPDATRRLACRIPNATYVEWPSLYHEVHNEAVRNEVFIQIKDWIEKYLK; this is encoded by the coding sequence ATGGAAGCAGTAAAGCAATGGTGGACTACATCGCGTGGAAATAAACTTTTTGCATGGCACATGTTGCCGGTATCGCAGCCAAAGGCAATAGTTCTTTTGGTACACGGCCACGGCGAACATTCCTGGCGCTATATGCATTGGGCAAAACAATTCTCCTATAATGGCTATGCATTTTTTTCGTGGGATCATTTTGGGCACGGAATGTCCGATGGACAGCCTGGGCACATTAGGCATTACGAGCAGTTGTTGCTCGAAGTTGATTTGGCCATTACCAAAATAAAGGAGCAATTCCCAAGCCTACCAATTATCCTTTATGGACATAGTATGGGTGGTAATATTGCTATTAATTATGCTATTCGCAGAGATTCAAATGTCAAGTTGCTAGTTGCTACGTCGCCTTGGATTGAACTAACCACTCCGGCTCCAAAGTATATAGAAATACTAAGTAGAATTATGTATTCAGTACTTCCCTTTTATCCATTTAAATCACCTATAAAACCGGAGCAAATTTCGCATGTTGAGGAGGAAGTGAGAAAATATGCAACCGATCCTCTGATTCATAGTAGAATTACTCCTCGGCTATATACATCAATAGTTGATGCTGGATTATATGCCTTAAAGAATGCCAATAGAATTAAAATTCCTGTACTATTAATGCATGGCGCTGACGATTCTATTACTTTACCAGATGCAACGCGTAGACTTGCTTGTAGAATTCCGAATGCTACCTATGTGGAGTGGCCTAGTCTTTACCATGAGGTTCATAATGAGGCAGTAAGGAATGAAGTCTTCATTCAAATTAAGGATTGGATCGAAAAATATTTAAAGTAG
- a CDS encoding hemolysin D has product MNSKKKKIRKAEEIVNSVSHGIGVLLAIAVTALLVIRGANHGNAWHIVTFSIFGAGLINLYTASTLYHGAINPRKKVNLNKFDHSSIYILIAATYTPFALLAIKGWLGWAIFGVEWASAIAGVIFKIWFYSSKYRKLSAWLYLVMGWVVILALIPLVRNIPNTSLWFLFAGGIAYSSGVFFYLKDHYPFVHGIFHLFIILGSACHFFSLYFLI; this is encoded by the coding sequence GTGAATTCCAAAAAGAAAAAAATCCGAAAGGCAGAGGAAATTGTTAATAGCGTTTCGCACGGTATAGGAGTATTACTTGCGATTGCAGTTACAGCACTACTCGTTATAAGAGGTGCAAACCATGGCAATGCCTGGCACATTGTGACATTTAGCATATTTGGTGCTGGTTTAATAAACCTATACACTGCATCAACGCTATATCACGGAGCAATAAATCCTCGGAAAAAAGTTAATCTTAACAAGTTCGATCATTCGTCTATCTATATTCTTATTGCAGCCACTTATACCCCCTTTGCTTTGCTTGCAATTAAAGGATGGCTGGGTTGGGCAATATTTGGAGTGGAATGGGCCTCGGCTATTGCAGGGGTTATTTTTAAGATATGGTTTTACTCTTCAAAGTACAGAAAGTTATCGGCGTGGCTATACCTAGTTATGGGATGGGTTGTTATTCTTGCGCTTATTCCGCTTGTTAGAAACATACCAAACACCTCCCTATGGTTTTTGTTTGCTGGGGGAATAGCATATTCGTCGGGGGTATTTTTCTATTTAAAGGATCACTATCCTTTCGTTCATGGAATTTTCCATCTGTTTATAATACTTGGTAGTGCTTGTCACTTTTTTTCACTTTACTTTTTAATATAA
- a CDS encoding aspartyl-tRNA amidotransferase subunit B, whose translation MSLEERINQDIKAAMMAKEKVKLEALRAIKSAILLAKTDGEHKDSLSTDVEMKLLQKQYKQRKDAAEQYIQAGRQELADKELAEAVVIEEYLPKMLSADELKAELVKIIEQVGAKAPSDMGKVMGVASKALAGKADGKVISDMVKQVLAGA comes from the coding sequence ATGTCACTAGAGGAAAGAATTAACCAGGATATTAAGGCCGCAATGATGGCCAAAGAGAAAGTAAAACTTGAAGCGCTCCGCGCTATTAAAAGTGCAATCTTACTTGCAAAGACCGATGGAGAACATAAAGATTCACTTTCAACCGATGTTGAAATGAAACTACTTCAAAAGCAGTATAAGCAGCGCAAAGATGCCGCCGAGCAGTATATTCAGGCTGGCCGTCAGGAATTGGCTGATAAAGAATTGGCAGAAGCTGTAGTTATTGAGGAGTATCTTCCCAAAATGCTTAGTGCAGATGAACTAAAAGCCGAGTTAGTAAAAATAATTGAGCAGGTTGGCGCAAAAGCACCATCGGATATGGGAAAAGTAATGGGTGTTGCTTCAAAAGCATTGGCTGGTAAGGCTGATGGAAAAGTAATTTCTGATATGGTTAAGCAGGTACTTGCTGGCGCTTAA
- a CDS encoding penicillin-binding protein 1C has protein sequence MTRNNLGCHFERKREIYVLIFAMPFKNIKSKHKIVLAGVLILLAFLLVPPVKFENTTSTVLLDRNGQLLSATVSDEGMWQFPEVDTVPEKFAICLTQFEDAYFRYHLGVNPVSVIRATKQNIQARRIVSGASTITMQLVRLSRRGKPRTFYEKGIEMLLAVRTEFAFSKRTILAKYASQAPFGGNVVGLDVAAWRYFGTSPNNLSWAEAATLAILPNAPGLIFPGRNQNLLIDKRNRLLAKLKSKGYIDDETYQLALLEPAPNPANDLPQDATHLLTRCIHDGLKGKMVKSTIDKRLYDNAYGITSRYHRHFMANGIRNMAAMVIDNRTSEVLVYIGNILSDKPENSSRVDIIKSKRSYGSLLKPFLYGFMLNEGLLYPRQLVNDIPVAYSDFTPQNFTKTFEGMVSANEILSRSLNVPSVNLLRQYGIEKFHNNLQQMGVKSINKPPSHYGLSIILGGAEASMWELAGIYSALSRNAGGIQNSNVALRYQFDSTAKIKQIFNCNGIGSGAAYLTLEALTQANRPGEDGAWRHFISSQRIAWKTGTSFGFRDAWAIGVTSDYTVAVWVGNADGEGRAELIGVAAAAPVMFDIFSLLPTSNWFTPPWFDLKSVVTCKQSGLMASENCADTITEYVPIVKTKTLPCSYHHKIYVDKDQKYRLTLGCAKQEEMFETSWFVLPPAQEWFYTKLHAEYRKLPPFRKGCAQANDKLPNIALIYPYAGADIYIPREAKDTKGHSIWKATHRNPNATIYWHLNEVFLGKTSGTHEMLVSPQPGTYTLTLVDDEGEVLQKRIRIIGE, from the coding sequence ATGACAAGAAACAATCTAGGTTGTCATTTCGAGCGAAAGCGAGAAATCTACGTTTTAATTTTTGCAATGCCTTTCAAAAACATCAAATCAAAACACAAAATAGTGCTGGCAGGAGTCCTTATCCTGCTGGCTTTTTTATTGGTTCCGCCTGTTAAATTTGAGAACACAACGTCTACTGTGTTACTCGACAGGAATGGTCAACTCCTATCCGCAACAGTTTCCGACGAGGGAATGTGGCAATTTCCCGAGGTGGATACTGTACCTGAGAAATTCGCCATTTGTCTTACACAGTTCGAGGATGCCTATTTTCGTTATCATCTCGGGGTGAATCCTGTATCAGTTATTCGTGCCACAAAACAAAACATTCAGGCTCGGAGGATTGTCAGCGGTGCAAGCACTATCACAATGCAACTTGTTCGCCTATCGAGGCGAGGAAAGCCCAGAACTTTCTACGAGAAAGGCATAGAGATGCTTTTGGCCGTTAGAACAGAGTTTGCCTTTTCAAAACGCACCATACTGGCCAAGTACGCATCGCAAGCACCATTCGGCGGAAATGTGGTTGGTTTGGATGTCGCCGCTTGGCGATACTTTGGCACAAGTCCCAATAACCTCAGTTGGGCCGAGGCCGCAACATTGGCAATTCTACCAAACGCTCCTGGCCTGATATTCCCTGGGCGAAATCAGAATCTGCTAATCGATAAACGCAACCGACTGCTTGCAAAGCTAAAAAGCAAGGGCTATATTGATGATGAAACCTACCAATTGGCGTTACTTGAACCCGCACCAAATCCAGCCAACGATTTACCTCAGGACGCAACCCATCTGCTTACCCGATGTATTCACGATGGGCTCAAGGGTAAAATGGTAAAATCAACCATCGACAAACGCTTATACGATAATGCCTATGGCATTACATCGCGCTATCATCGACACTTTATGGCCAATGGAATAAGAAATATGGCTGCAATGGTTATCGACAATAGAACAAGCGAGGTGTTGGTTTACATTGGAAATATCCTATCCGATAAGCCAGAGAACTCATCGAGGGTTGATATTATAAAATCGAAACGGAGCTATGGTAGCCTGTTAAAACCATTCCTATACGGATTTATGCTCAACGAAGGACTCCTTTATCCGCGTCAACTTGTGAATGATATTCCGGTTGCATATTCCGATTTTACACCCCAGAATTTCACCAAAACTTTCGAGGGGATGGTTTCAGCCAACGAGATTTTATCGCGCTCGCTAAATGTACCTTCGGTTAACCTTTTAAGGCAGTATGGAATTGAAAAGTTCCATAACAATCTTCAACAAATGGGTGTAAAAAGCATCAACAAGCCACCTAGTCATTATGGACTTTCAATTATTCTGGGAGGTGCCGAGGCTAGTATGTGGGAACTTGCTGGAATATACTCTGCACTTAGCCGAAATGCTGGAGGCATCCAGAATAGCAACGTTGCGTTAAGGTATCAATTCGATAGCACTGCAAAGATTAAACAGATATTCAACTGCAACGGAATTGGTTCGGGCGCAGCATACTTAACGCTTGAGGCGTTAACTCAGGCAAATAGACCCGGTGAGGATGGCGCTTGGCGACATTTCATTTCATCGCAACGCATTGCTTGGAAAACAGGCACCAGCTTTGGCTTCCGCGATGCTTGGGCAATTGGCGTTACATCCGACTATACTGTTGCCGTTTGGGTTGGAAACGCCGATGGAGAGGGGCGCGCGGAATTGATTGGTGTTGCGGCAGCCGCTCCCGTTATGTTCGACATATTCTCGTTATTGCCAACCTCTAATTGGTTCACACCGCCTTGGTTCGATTTAAAATCGGTTGTAACCTGCAAGCAAAGCGGGTTGATGGCTTCGGAGAATTGTGCTGATACTATTACTGAGTACGTTCCTATTGTTAAAACTAAAACTTTGCCATGCTCCTATCATCATAAAATATATGTTGATAAAGACCAAAAATATAGGCTGACATTAGGCTGTGCAAAGCAAGAGGAGATGTTCGAAACCAGTTGGTTTGTTCTGCCTCCAGCGCAGGAGTGGTTCTACACTAAACTTCACGCGGAGTACAGAAAGTTGCCTCCATTCCGAAAAGGATGCGCCCAGGCCAACGACAAACTTCCAAACATTGCATTAATTTACCCTTACGCTGGAGCGGATATCTATATACCCCGCGAAGCAAAGGACACCAAGGGTCATAGCATTTGGAAAGCAACGCACCGTAACCCAAATGCAACGATTTACTGGCACCTAAATGAAGTTTTTCTAGGAAAAACAAGCGGAACGCACGAAATGCTTGTATCTCCACAACCTGGCACATACACTCTAACCCTTGTGGATGATGAGGGGGAGGTGCTACAAAAGAGAATTAGAATAATTGGAGAATAA
- the racD gene encoding aspartate racemase, whose protein sequence is MKTIGLIGGMSWESSSEYYRIINQTVKEKLGNSHSAKSLMLSVDFEEIKQLMLEDDWDKLKNIMVNAAIQLEKGGADFIVICTNTMHRLVEDIAEKTNLPVLHIADATAQKVKEKNIRKVGLLGTKFTMEQDFYKKHLAEKHNLEVIVPDEEDRNTIHEVIFNELCFGQINKSSKREYIRIIRNLKENGAKGVILGCTEIPLLIKQEDVSIPIFDTTRIHAEMAVEYALE, encoded by the coding sequence ATGAAAACCATAGGATTAATTGGGGGTATGAGTTGGGAATCATCCTCGGAATACTACCGGATAATAAACCAAACCGTTAAAGAAAAGCTTGGCAATTCACATTCAGCCAAAAGCCTAATGTTATCTGTTGATTTTGAAGAAATAAAGCAATTAATGCTTGAAGATGATTGGGATAAACTAAAGAATATAATGGTGAATGCAGCAATCCAACTCGAAAAAGGAGGTGCAGACTTTATTGTAATTTGCACCAACACCATGCATCGGTTGGTTGAGGACATTGCTGAAAAGACTAACCTACCAGTTCTTCACATTGCCGATGCAACCGCTCAAAAGGTCAAAGAGAAGAACATCCGCAAAGTGGGCTTACTGGGCACAAAGTTTACCATGGAGCAAGACTTTTACAAAAAGCATCTAGCGGAAAAGCATAACCTAGAAGTAATCGTTCCTGACGAGGAGGATCGCAACACCATTCACGAGGTCATTTTCAACGAATTATGTTTTGGACAAATCAATAAATCCTCGAAGAGAGAGTATATAAGAATAATCCGCAATCTCAAAGAAAATGGCGCTAAAGGAGTAATTCTCGGATGCACCGAAATTCCTTTACTAATAAAGCAGGAAGATGTCTCTATTCCCATCTTCGACACCACAAGGATTCATGCTGAAATGGCGGTGGAATATGCGCTAGAGTGA
- a CDS encoding amino acid permease, producing the protein MSTEEGLKREIGLFGITANIINIVIGSGIFVLPAFVSEGLGAAGILAYLFCGFLITIIMLCFAEAGSKVTTTGGAYAYIEVAFGKYFGFLTTNLLIFGTSLMATAAVANALANTLSYIFPIFTETLFRAGFFIAIFSGLATINIIGVKKGINLIKFATVAKIVPLLLLIILGSTGIVVEHLHWKQNPAFSDIGKISLILFFAFQGAESSLSVGGEVKNPKKNIPRGILLSFLVILILYIAIQIVAQGVLGDSFANFKTAPLAEVAKRVMGPIGVTVMIIGAAISMFGYLSSDNLNMPRVLFRSSIDNVIPLKPLSYVHSKFATPYIAVIVFTSLGCFFAITGEFKALAIFSSSSVLLVYLGVALAVIKLRVKKISDSDSFRIPGGYIVPMLSVVTIIWFLSNLTFEEMKGIVIFIAILSTIYVLIKLINRKTNNQLK; encoded by the coding sequence ATGAGCACCGAAGAAGGTTTGAAACGGGAAATTGGACTCTTTGGCATCACCGCAAATATTATTAACATCGTCATAGGATCGGGAATCTTTGTTTTACCAGCTTTTGTTAGCGAAGGGCTTGGTGCTGCAGGAATACTTGCTTACCTATTTTGTGGTTTTCTAATCACCATTATCATGCTTTGCTTTGCCGAAGCCGGCAGCAAGGTCACAACCACAGGCGGAGCTTACGCATATATCGAGGTAGCTTTTGGAAAATACTTCGGGTTCTTAACAACCAACCTTCTAATTTTCGGAACATCGTTGATGGCAACGGCAGCAGTAGCCAATGCATTAGCCAACACTCTGTCGTACATATTCCCAATATTCACCGAAACTTTATTCCGTGCGGGATTCTTCATTGCAATCTTTTCGGGCTTAGCAACCATCAATATAATTGGTGTGAAGAAGGGAATCAATTTGATCAAGTTTGCCACCGTTGCAAAAATTGTTCCTCTGCTACTCCTAATAATTTTGGGGTCAACTGGAATTGTAGTTGAACACCTGCATTGGAAACAAAATCCAGCTTTTAGTGATATTGGAAAAATATCGCTTATCCTTTTCTTTGCTTTTCAAGGGGCGGAAAGTAGCCTTAGCGTAGGTGGTGAAGTTAAAAACCCCAAAAAAAATATTCCCCGAGGAATTTTGCTCAGTTTTTTAGTAATACTCATCCTATATATTGCAATTCAGATAGTTGCCCAAGGCGTACTGGGCGATTCGTTTGCCAACTTCAAAACCGCACCGTTGGCCGAAGTGGCCAAGAGAGTCATGGGCCCAATTGGCGTTACAGTTATGATTATTGGTGCTGCCATCTCGATGTTCGGATACTTAAGCAGTGACAACCTAAACATGCCTAGGGTTTTATTCCGTTCGTCAATTGATAATGTTATACCATTAAAACCACTCTCGTACGTTCATTCTAAATTTGCAACACCATACATAGCGGTAATTGTATTTACATCGTTGGGATGTTTCTTCGCAATCACCGGGGAGTTTAAAGCGCTGGCAATATTCTCATCATCTTCTGTGCTGCTGGTTTACCTTGGCGTTGCATTAGCCGTAATCAAATTAAGAGTAAAAAAGATAAGCGATTCCGATTCATTTCGGATTCCGGGCGGTTATATAGTTCCAATGCTATCGGTGGTAACAATTATTTGGTTTCTATCAAACCTAACCTTCGAAGAAATGAAAGGAATAGTAATTTTCATTGCAATACTAAGTACCATCTACGTTTTGATCAAACTCATTAATAGAAAAACCAATAATCAATTGAAATGA